CTGGTTCGAGGGCGACGAGACCGTCCTGCTTCCCGGCGACTGATCTCAGAGCGAGACGGTCCCACCGGGGTGACACCCTCCATCCGCAGCGCGTCACCCCGGTGCTGCCGGGCCGCACCCGCCCGGCTCATGAAACCGCCACTGGCGGGCCGGCTACACCCAAGCCTTCGACGCCCGCACTCCACGATCCATTTGGGAGCGTTCTGAGTGTCCACCCCCGATAAGCCCCACCCTCCCCAGCACTCACACCCCAACAGCGTCCAGGAACGACTCAAGGCCCTCATACGGGACTTCCGCCACGGCGCGTGGCAGCCGACCGGCCTCGAGCATCGGCTGGCCGAGCATCTTGCGCAGTCGGCCGCCGGGTCCGGGTCGCTCAGCGCTGTCAGCATCCGAGCCGCGGTATGGGAGGGCTCGATGACGGCCATCCACGAAAACGGCGGACGCTTCATCACCCTTCTGGCCGATCTGCTGCCGCTGGTCGAGAAGCCCGACGCAGCCGCGCTGCACACTGCCGGCCTGGCGCTGGACCTCATCGAGACGGTCACACAGGAGGCACCGCACCGACAAGCTGCTCCTCCGCCGGGAGCATGCCCCTGTCCGAGCATGGCAGGCAACCATCACAGCGGGATACCACCCGCGCCCCGGACACCGCATCTTCGCGAGGACAGCAGGCGGCTGCGCGTGGACGCGGCACGCAATCACGCCCGCCTGCTCGACGCCGCGGCACGGATAGCGCAAGAGCACGGGCTGAAGCACCTCACCATGGAAGCGGTGGCCACCGCGGCAGGTGTCGGGAAAGGCACCGTCTTTCGGCGGTTCGGCGACCGCACAGGTCTGCTGCAGGCCCTGCTGCAGCACTCCGAGGACACCTTCCAGGCCGCCCACCTCAACGGCTTGGACCAGGCGGACGGCCGGGACAAGGCGATCCAGCAGCTTCGCGCATTCGGGGTGGCCGCCATACGGCGCTATGCCGAGGAGATGGAGCTCCAGATAGCCGCCGAGCCCTCCCCCGACCAGCGTTACCGGCGCGCACCTCGCCGCTCGTACCACGAGCGGGTCAGCGTCCTGCTCAGCCTGGCTGCACCGGAAGCAGACGCAGAACTGTTCAGCCACGCGCTGCTGG
This region of Streptomyces ortus genomic DNA includes:
- a CDS encoding TetR/AcrR family transcriptional regulator; amino-acid sequence: MSTPDKPHPPQHSHPNSVQERLKALIRDFRHGAWQPTGLEHRLAEHLAQSAAGSGSLSAVSIRAAVWEGSMTAIHENGGRFITLLADLLPLVEKPDAAALHTAGLALDLIETVTQEAPHRQAAPPPGACPCPSMAGNHHSGIPPAPRTPHLREDSRRLRVDAARNHARLLDAAARIAQEHGLKHLTMEAVATAAGVGKGTVFRRFGDRTGLLQALLQHSEDTFQAAHLNGLDQADGRDKAIQQLRAFGVAAIRRYAEEMELQIAAEPSPDQRYRRAPRRSYHERVSVLLSLAAPEADAELFSHALLGYLEPALLRHLSDQCNLPLQRLEKGWLELVSRLTQEDTAPHDVA